AAAGTGTCAATCaagttacaagactcttagTAATGTCAACGTACttttaaataaaacacaaaactgTAATCAAGAACTTTATTACGATGTTCTTGATGTTAAACCAATCACAATCATCGTAaagttaatttataaaaattttgtaacaaaattgATAGTGACTCTAgcattattctctctctctctctctctctctctctctctctatatatatatatatatatatatatatatatatatattaatttctaGGTGAGTCAATGTTGTACAAAAGGCGAaaagtctaatataaataaatcataaaaaaaacccaataaaaaagagtaaattcatgtgtatatccaaaaaataaaataaaataaaaaagaaagagagtaaaactcatgtatatatttataacttAAACAAGGTATAATTTGGATCCATATGTGTGtaattgtgtttgtgttgtttttaattgtatcgtgcatatgcatggatCATACACTAGTTTTCAATAATGCtacataaataacaaatttcacaattttttataatttgttgaggtggcaaaaatcaattaatagtAAAACATTACTTTCACATAAGATCACTGCTAAAGTTACTTTTCATTAcatatcaattaaaatattacttCTCAAcagctatttaaaaaaaatgtaaaatgtgCTGTGAGATCagatttattgttaaaattatattaacatTGTTCTCTAAAATTTATTCCGATGTATGGTTCGTGTTGcttttctctcaaatttgatgtagttttttttttttttttttaaatttctttcgTAGTTAAATTTACATAGACATTGAAAACTATGTTTTGTCAAATCCCTCATATCTTTcgtctcaaaagaaaaatccctCACATCTTATTATCATTCTCGTTCTATAAAATCTATTCCaagatttctttaaaaaacaattCGAAACAACCTAACACTTACGTTGTGTTTGGTTAGAGTGAAAAGTGGGTGGGTGGATGgaaaataaaggagagaaaaataggGAGAAGATAGTTAGAGTgcttgtttggttgggaggggagggggagagaaaatTGGTGGGCCAGGGTGTTTTCTCCCCAGACTCACCAAAAATCAGTCCCCCCAAATTAGGGAGATTAAAGGAGAGAAAACAAGTTTGCTCCTCGCTACTTTTGGACAAATTTACCCCAACATATGGACATTTGGGCTTGgcctttttttggggggggggggggggaatttttCTAGACATTGCCCTTTTCTCTTaagttttgttgatttttttttaattctttagaaAGTAGTTTTGGactaattttttatactttttttttttcattttaatgaagttcccatctatacacaattttttttaaaagtaaataatgTGTTATTTCTGTGTTATTTAATAGGGACActatggtaaatttatacaaactctaTTTTCAGTCCTCTCATTTTTcatcttagagcatccacattagttcttttaaaatttctgtctattttgcaaaaaatacctactttttttattttacacaactacatttacaaaacactcacatcagtttatctattatacactccattttatttaaataatcatttttattttattttatttatctctctctcaatctcaaacATGTTTCTCTCACTTTCTGCTCTTTGCCTCTCTCATCCCAAACCCCACACATACACGATAAGGTCATCTCATTAGCTCCGGCGAAATCAGTAGACGATAACAGCTCCGGTGACATTGGTAAGGCTCCAGCAACAGGGGCAATATCATACAATGGCATCTCTAGTGGGTTTtcttatgggtttgattttgagttgattttagTTTGGGTTGAATTTGAGTTGAGTTTGGGATTGGTTTTTCGGTAggatttggtttgattttgagttgtatttggtttgattttgttgattttgtgtTTGAAAAATCAACTATTGAAATGGGTTTGCTGTTAGGTTTTTTGTTGGAggtttgttttggttgatttgagttgggtttgggaTGGGTTTAAGTTGATTTCCATTGATTTTGGGATGATTGTGTTTGGATTTTGATGATGTTGTAATAGAtgggttttggtggtggtggttgggatGCAGTGGTGGTGGTCGTTGGGTTGCAATGGTGCTGGGtatggtcttcttcttcttcttcctggACATTGAAGAGATGAGGGGAAGAGAAAACCATTCTGTCAaagtgagagtggagagagaaaataaaataaaataatcatatagAAAGCTACAATAATCGTGCAATTTTGCATATAAACAGTGTTTTagacaaactgatgtgggtagtttcttaacaaaaaattgtaaaattggcaactttttctattttgcatcgACTGGTGTAAGTGctcttaaccaaacaaaaacgtTTTAcatctctccacttttctaccctcccaaccaaacacaaatgagagaaattaaaatatttcttatcctccacttttccattctctccccattttctatccttctaCTTTTGTATTctcccaaccaaacggacctttaggatttgttgtgaaaatattgtaaaaatgttatagaaatagcattttttatatatatataaaatttattttagaaaatatttttaagttttttttttttaatttgtagataGTGAGTGAGAAGAAGCAGAGATCAAATCATTGTAggattgaatttattcaatcattttgttggctttattccatgccaatttgcttgtaattcagcatttagaaactcttgtatttaggtgggaatcatgtaagagtaatgtgtgtgagagtgtgaagaaaagctcaagagtgTGCACTCAAGCAGGGGCTCGCGACTTGACCTCGCGACTGGCTCGCGACTGGACTTCGCAACTGGCGAGTCGCCAAAAAGgtacacgtgtgaagcatgcagggagAGCTGAAGGGTCACACCAGCTAtcgcactacaggacaaaacctTCAGCTGGCCAGGCAATTAGCTCGTGACTCGTTCCAGTCGCGAGCTCGAGTtaccagaatgccctgtttggctaaaactgacttttcacattccaaacacacaccagtataaataccccttatacgcACGTATTGTAGAGAGCtttcaaagagaattttgagagagaaaccctagaatAAAACAAGATTAACTCATCCataattttcatcctttgattctccaaaattcctctactctcaccctttTCATTgctacatccttgagaggtacattttagccaaatccttttctcaccacacccatatctgtgagaaggttATTTGGTACTTGGAAAGAagttaggaagggaccaattgatattggttgatgctatgggctacagcggaatccggtaagctagaaAAGACAAAGGTTCGGCGTAACCTTGTTAGagtaggagcttagagggcttaggtacactgggtagattaggcttggagggtcttctgctgttcatgtatcccaacttcattctctagtggattattgaccgcttggagtgcggtggagaggttttacgccgaggacttcggtttcctcttcaataacacattgtTGTATTGTCTTTCTGTTTACATCTCTATTCCTTTAATCTTTACCTTTAATTGCtattgtggttgtgattaattatggtttagattgttttaccaattctgatttagcttattttcatattccgcacatacattgtttgattataagcttgtgttggtaatttgtaaattggaggtctaaacgttcataggtgttttacacactttttgaacatTCAATCATATATGATACACTATAAAAGATTTCATTACTACCGAATTATCTATTGTATACCACCTATTTTGAGAAGTAATTATTATGTATTCATGGAGCACAATGACAAGCTGCAACTCACAATCATAATAGAACCTACTTCATATTCATGGTGGtccccactaattaaattcacagTGGAATTCATCATGATTCATGGATGTGAGGAGATAGAGCACCACATCACCATACTCCGAAAGTATTTAATGAATTTCCTATTTTGAGTGCTAATGaagttgtttatttgtttgtttgattttttttttttcgagtaCTCATGAGTTTAATAAGTCAAATAGTTAATAATTGACCATCAAATAAATATAGTTATGTCAATTATATCCTTCAAAAAAGGAGTTTTAAAAgcatactatttttttttttaatctcatatTCTGAATTTTATAAGCTTTTAGTGTCTAGTAGACTAGTAATTAGGGGGAAAAAATTTAGACCTACTAAGTAATGACACCAAAAGGTTGACTCCTCCATCATACTAACtatcaatcttcttcttcttttttaatgaaattttttttaaaaaaaaagtgatattaaatcACTCACaacatattatttttcaaaacattagGAATATATATTAGATGATTTAAGGAAACCTTATtctctttttgataatttgatagtaacAATGGGGAGGAGGGGATTTGAATTGATATTATGGATAGACCCAAGAAGTACCAACTAATTAAATAACAAGGTTCTTAATAAAGAAACCATATTCTTGTTATTATGACTTATAAATTCTCTATTAAGTAATTAGATAAACCGCCAAAGACCTTAtagctgaattggcacctccCCATGTACAAAATGCTTGAGGGTCTAGGTGGGAAAAGGTTTGAACTGTGAGATTAGCAGCCTGttgtaattacttttttaaaaaaataaagtaattagATGAACCTCGATGGTATAGATCAAACACAATGGCAAGagaataactataaaaaaactCTATGATTTATTCACAACTAAAAAATCATCATGGCAATCAAGGGCCTGTAATTTTGTGGCATtaatatgaatatttatttcaaatgttttaaTATTAACCTTTTATTGATATTCATATTAAAAGGTAGATTATTAAAacactttaaatatatatatatatgagtagTGTTAggaatactacaaattttactttgttaagcttacaaactgatgtatcacgtcattctcaaaaaaaaaactgatgtaTCACGAACCATAAAGAgacaattcaaatattcatttataaaGTAGTTGAAACTTATCAATTACATAttagtttgtaagttttatataataaaacttttaatacctttagcattttcctaaaaatataCTCCCTCCATCTCGTATTGtcttttacattaaaaaaaaatcatttaatgaATTATCTTTTACATAAAATGACATAGGTTTTATGCGGAAtgtggaacttgagtttgagAAAATAGAGTTCTACATTTGCCACATATCATTGAATTGTATAGAACTCGACTTTAGTGGAATTAAATTTTACTTTGAACTCAAATTTGACAaagttgaattaaaaaatgctaTATAACTAAATAAGTCGTGATATAAGctttcacaaaataattttcaaaaactgaATAAACTAATGAATAAGTTTTTTAAAGGATGAATTTGTAAAATGAATAGTGGAAAATTTTGTTAGATTCGCAGACTTTGAAATGAAATGAATCGAAGAGGTTCATGTCCCAGCATGCTTGGCTTACCTTAAAGTAGTATAAATACACAATTCCTAAGTAGTTATGATGCACTTGCAGCAGccagaaagagaaaaataaggaaTTTTCTTAATAGCTGAATTTGAAAGAAGtgcccaaatccaaatccaaatccaaatcggTATGCAGAGCCAGGGAGCCTCAAAAACTTCAGTCCTCAATTGTATTGATCTCTCCAATCCCGACCTTCACCAATCTGTTTCATTACTTAAACAGGTACTGTTCAATTACATATCCATACCCATAAACAAACTATTACTATTTTAAAGcgtttttgtttgtgttaatttcttggCGAAGGCCTGTTTGGATTCGGGATTTTTCTACGTCGTAAACCATGGGATAAGCCAGGAGTTCATGGACGAGGTTTTTGCACAGAGCAAAAGGATGTTCGAACAACCATTAAGTGAGAAAATGAAGCTTTTAAGGAATGAGAAACATAGGGGTTACACCCCTATTCTTGACGAGCTTTTGGACCCTGAAAACCAACTTAAAGGTTTGTTTTTTCCTGCCAAGTttcaatatttaatttcttttttttttctccaactGGGTTTATCCTTattatttatctataatttgttTGTATTGTAAAATCAGGAGATTATAAGGAAGGATATTATATTGGAGTGGAAGTAGCTGAAGGTGACCCAGAAGCAGAAAAACCATTTTATGGTCCAAATGTTTGGCCTGAGCCAGGTAACTATAGGACCCTGAAAACTAAGCTCAAGCTTTTTTATGATTGGTGCTCTCTCGCTCTCTCCCCTGTGGTTCTATTGGCAGTGAAACCAGCTCactatatatgttttttttttttgggttccgTGAAGTATGTTATTGAATGTTGAACTTGTTGCTGTCTTTAGAACTAGTTCCTGGATGGAGGGAGACAATGGAGAATTATCATCGAGAGGCTTTGTAAGTTTTAGCAAACGTATAGTTTGTATAATGGAACTATTAGCAAGGTCTTGtatgcacacacatgcacatgCAGGTAGGATATGTAAGTGGCAGTTTCTTAAGGAGTCTCTTCGTGTAATTCTGGTTAACCGTATTAATTTGTGTGTTTAAACTTTGTTATTCCATCAATTGTCATAATTGTTCCCATGAATCAATTTTCTGTATAATGAATTCAAATAGGGTAAATTACCAACTATCTATTCCTTTTGTGCCTTCAGAGAGGTGGCAAGGACAGTTGCCAGGATAATTGCTCTTGCACTTGATCTGAAGGTTGATTTCTTTGACCAGCCAGAAATGCTTGGCAAGCCTATTGCAATCTTGCGCTTACTACACTATGAAGgttgaaattacaatttttgttcttggaacattttgaattttttggccTTGTTGTATCATTAGTAATACAGGGAGGGGTTTTTTAGGTGGAATTTCTGATCCATCAAAGGGGATATTTGGAGCTGGAGCTCATTCTGACTATGGTTTGATAACTCTCTTGTCAACAGACGGCATCCCAGGTCTCCAAGTAAGAAGACTGCTGTAAAAATGAACATTTTTTTGGGTGAAGTAAAACTCAAATGACTGTGTAATCTGATTAGTTGGTGCAATTTTGTTAATTGCTTGCAGATATGCAAGGATAGGGATGCTAAGCCTCAGATATGGGAAGATGTACCACCACTAAAAGGGTGAGTCAATTTAACATTCATGGAAATAGATCGTGTCTCAACATATGTTGTAACGTTTTTTTAGTATACATTATCTCACATTGTGTAGTAGCCTATTTTCTCTTGCATTTGTGATTATTTCTGCTGTGAGTTTTTATTCTGGATTCTATGAATTCATACTTCCAGATCAAACTTGGTTTTGAGCTCTTTACAACTTAATTAGATACTATAGCATTTAATAGGAGTCccatcaattattttttatttttttatttttttgataagaggAAGTCCCTTTATAAATAGATCTTAATGTAAAGCATGCAATTCAATCAATGAACTTACTATGTCTGGTATGTTATTGATTTGAAACGTTATACTCCCACTCCAGcatcataatatttttgttcCAGCCTTCCAGGTTACATTACTGTTATTGATAACATGCCAGTATGCCACCATTTAGCTGTTTATTGTTTTGCTGCAATGTCTATCAGCATGCAGTAAAGATCTTTCAATATGCTTTGTGTGAAGAATTACATGCTTGCATGATAAAATGTTAAAATGTAATAGAAAGCATTCTGTTTAATTTGGGAtggtgattttattttttacggTTTATCTTTGACAGAGCGTTTATTGTGAATCTTGGTGACATGCTGGAGCGCTGGAGCAACTGTGTTTTCAAGTAATGTACATCTCTTAGTTGTAGCAATGGTCCAAATTTCACTCTATCCTGTATAAGagataattttgttattaaacAAGCTTTGTGATACGTTTCGCTCCCCAGAGCTTTTCATCCTTAATTGCATTTGGTATTTAGTTGTTATACTTGACTGTTCTAAATTGTGTTGGCCTGGTCACTTGATGGCTATCATGTAAATGATCTGGAAGAGAATCCTGTTtatcttcaaaattgtaacatTTCTTTCCTCTAATAAACTTGTCAGTTGTGATTGTTGTGAACTTAATTGAAAGGGTTAAACCATGGTAAatatttggatttgattttttatttgaggtcTAGACTGTTTATATTGCACCATTTGTCAATATTGCTATTTGTCATCCAAATTGTCTTGAAGAATTCAAGTTGTAGATTTAGCCGTTTTGGAGTCGTTATACATTTTGAATCCCCAAtcaaaatgtgagaaaaattaTTCAATCATATATGAGCTAGTATTGCACTGATGAACTTTAAACTACTGAACTTTTCCATAGTACTAGTAGTGGTAATTATACTAATTTTAATGAGCTGTCAACTGTTAGTGTTGTTCTGGTTTTACTGGTAATCTAGCTCCAGGTTGAAGTCCACAGGGCCTAGATTTCCCCAATACATCATATCCAAGACAATATTCATGAACATATTCTTGCCACTGCTGATctgtttgttttactttttcttataaaagttTGTTGTTGAGCATTCTCTGGGATGAAAactctcttttctttgccaACTTTTCTGAAAATCTTCTTCCTTACTCTTGTTTGATTGACATTTTGCTTTACATGTGTACTCAGGTCCACATTGCACAGAGTTTTGGTGAATGGTCAAGAGAGATATTCTGTAAGGCccctgtttttttttcccctttctttttgAGTGAAAATTGTTGCAAGACCCTTTATAAGCCTTAGATGATCCGTGCTTATAGTATCAGTTTCTGCAATATCATCATATAAAGGGTCAACATTATTTTCTCTCtgtcttctcttttatttattacttgCAGCTGGAATGTTTTTTTGCAGGGTACTGAATTGTGTTACAAATGGCCATTTACAGTTTCGCCATTTGAAAATTTAGTTACTTGGACctactttttaatattttccccGATTAGTGGCAGAATCAGTTGTGGTAGTTTTAAATGCGTTACAAATGGCCACGTAGAGTATTACTGTTTGAATCTTTAGCTACTTGGATCTACCTTTTACAGTTGACCCCTATTAGTGGTAGAATCAGTTGCGGTAGTTTTATTGTGGCCATCAGGTTGATCTAAGATAAATTATTCTCCTGAAACCTTGGTATTTTATTGAGCCAATTTGACTTCATTTTCATTATCAATATTTGTAGTGCACTGATTCTCTTGCCCCACTGACTTGCTCATTGTGTGTGAAGTCTGATCTATTGTGTTAGTTATATTAAGTGACTTGCTCATTTTTGTGTGAAGCTTTATCTATTATGGTAGTTATGTTAGTGTTAGCCTTGTTGAAGTCCTTACAATTATTGGGGGTACTTTCAGTATTTGAGAATACATTAAAAGCCTTATGTGTACTATGATAATTTTACACACACGAGTTATAGAAACATGTTCTCTATGTTTTTAATATGCGTGTCAAATTTATGctaattggatgttatttattattcgattcataaactcatcttttgaACCATAATTATAAAACACAATAacttgaaatataaaatatttatatagcCTGGTGATAACCGAATGGATGGTTTATATACTTATGATCCTTGTAACTTCTTTTGTAAGAcatcataataaaaataataaaaactaaaactgCAACAACCTTGTGGACGTTAGATATTCTAACATGCGAGAAACTTTGGATAAGCTTACAGTTGCTATTTTGGTTAAATATTTTGCTAGAATAGCAACTTATCAAGAACTTGGATATTCTAAGTAAGACCTAAGATATAACTCATCAGACCACCTTTTAATTCCTAACACAACCTGAAAACCCTCTCTTTGACAATTCTAAACCCTAAATCCACATCTTCCTATCCCTaaacccaccacaaccacaCATAGACATATTCACGTAGCCCTAATTTTGGGTAAGCAACATAAATCCTGTATTCTTATATGTTTGTGCTTATCTTCCTTGTTTCTATTATGTTATTTGTAGCTAACAAATCATGGATTAGATTTCTCCTCTCCTAGCAATTGCGAGTATGaataaaaagacaaacaaatcttttagcttctttctatttttaagaCCATTTGAAATGTCTTGGTGGCTTAGAATCGAGTTGTACAGTAAATGAAATTGTTAGCTGAGTGAGGAACTTTAATTTGGATCCTATTCTTGTTTAATTTGCATGATATTTAAAGGATTGTACTAATGCATAGGGCTTTCATTGATGCTCCCATTTCTGCGGAGTCTAGGACGGGGTTGGCAAGTAGCCTTACCCCTAATTTTTCGTGACATTTACATTTTGTATATTTGGTGTAATTCatttagtgtttttattttaatttttcttaatttacaaaacattttttctATTACTTTCAtgtacaaattttgaaatttataatggTTCATGCATATCTTATTTCCTTTTCCCTGTGGCAGATGGCATATTTCGTGGAACCTAGTCATGATTGTCTTGTTGAGTGCTTGCCAACCTGCAAGTCAGAAAATAATCCTCCCAAGTAAGTTAATACCTTACACATTCACTTTTTTTCAAGGATATTGAAGATCTAAATCACCCTTAATGTATGAGGATAATTAGGTGGCAGTTATAAAAGTAGTCATATGCATGAACTTGGAAATATTAAACACTGCGTTTCAAACTCTAACTTTTCTATTTCTATGCATTTCTCTGTTTTGCTAGGTTTCCACCAATCTTATGTCAGACTTACTTGAGCCAACGATATAATGATACTCATACTGATCGGAGTGTATACAAAAAACCTCAAACTTCAATTTTGccaaaaaatatgttttgaagACTTCAATTTTGCCACAAAATATGTTTTGAAGACGTAGAAGTCATCATGGACTCTAGCAATAGGCCGGTGATTTCTTCTTAAAGCATTTGTCTCCTTtgtgatgtgtatatggttATTCTCATCATTTGCATGAGTCTCCAATAAGTATAAGAAAGCGAGTGAAATAAGAAGGAAGAGTGGTGTGTGGTGTATGTAGCAAAATGTAATGTTATAAGTATCAATAAAACTTCTCTTTTATTGAGAATTCACGTGTATTCTACTTGAGTGTGGTGAGACTTATTCaccaagtgtttgataagaTTCTTTCTAAATGTTAGAATTATTATTATGGAAAAATTTCCAAAGCAAGAAAACTCAACAGGAGATCTAGCCTCCCTAAGTCGCCAGTAAAAAGTTCTATCAAACCAAGTATAACCAGTTAGCAACATTTTATAGATATTGTTGGACTTGGTTTCTACATATTTATATTTCTCTAAGCAATTCACACGGGTTGGGAAGATTTGTCAGTCATTGTTACTTTATGATGGAATGGTGATGTATACCTAAGAGTAGTGAACACCCAAactcaaaaatcagaaaatACCCATTTctccaaacccaaaccaaaacaCAATCCCACAGTACCTATCAAAACACAACCCCAAGGTACCGGAGTGGGGGGGCCCTTTTTGAGGATTTTGATCTCAGCACCAGAGCGGCGGCGAGCAGCGATGACTGCTGTGGTGTTGGGGCTCTCCACTACCTGAGATTGGGTTTGTTTTTGgctaattcttttctttctttggtggGGGACAATAAGCAATCTTAAGTCTTAAAGAATTGAGATGCTAGTTGACAAATATGTTTCATAAGCATGCTAACTAATGAATTTGTTCTGAAAATCAtgttaaatagaaaaaaaaactcgGTTGTTGGGAAAAGGTTTAAGGattgttgggaaaaaaaaaaagattttagggGCTTTTATTGtcgtttttcaaattttctttcacATCATGCCTAGGTCCTCTTTGTAGACTTACTGTCCTATGTAAGGTATTCCCTAAGAAGTACGCCTTGACCGGGTGGGTCGGAAGTAGAGGATTAAGAGTCATCACCTGGTTTTGGTTTAGGAACAGACTTTTTGACCCCTTGCAAAAGTTTTCACACCAAATACTAGATTCGAAATTAGGGGACGTCTTGAGAAGGtattagagcaaccacatcagctcctTTAAAAGattccgtctattttacacaaaaaacttacttttaagattttacacattcatttttacaaaacatccacattagttcatctattctactacctctattaattaaataatcaattttttcaccattttttattatttatctcaACTGCCTGACGCGCgcactctctctcttctgttcatttctgattcatctctctctccttctgttcattttttattcatctctctctctctctctctctctctc
This genomic stretch from Castanea sativa cultivar Marrone di Chiusa Pesio chromosome 1, ASM4071231v1 harbors:
- the LOC142622855 gene encoding kihadalactone A synthase LFS-like isoform X2 — encoded protein: MQSQGASKTSVLNCIDLSNPDLHQSVSLLKQACLDSGFFYVVNHGISQEFMDEVFAQSKRMFEQPLSEKMKLLRNEKHRGYTPILDELLDPENQLKGDYKEGYYIGVEVAEGDPEAEKPFYGPNVWPEPGGISDPSKGIFGAGAHSDYGLITLLSTDGIPGLQICKDRDAKPQIWEDVPPLKGAFIVNLGDMLERWSNCVFKSTLHRVLVNGQERYSMAYFVEPSHDCLVECLPTCKSENNPPKFPPILCQTYLSQRYNDTHTDRSVYKKPQTSILPKNMF
- the LOC142622855 gene encoding kihadalactone A synthase LFS-like isoform X1, whose translation is MQSQGASKTSVLNCIDLSNPDLHQSVSLLKQACLDSGFFYVVNHGISQEFMDEVFAQSKRMFEQPLSEKMKLLRNEKHRGYTPILDELLDPENQLKGDYKEGYYIGVEVAEGDPEAEKPFYGPNVWPEPELVPGWRETMENYHREALEVARTVARIIALALDLKVDFFDQPEMLGKPIAILRLLHYEGGISDPSKGIFGAGAHSDYGLITLLSTDGIPGLQICKDRDAKPQIWEDVPPLKGAFIVNLGDMLERWSNCVFKSTLHRVLVNGQERYSMAYFVEPSHDCLVECLPTCKSENNPPKFPPILCQTYLSQRYNDTHTDRSVYKKPQTSILPKNMF